The following are from one region of the Coccinella septempunctata chromosome 7, icCocSept1.1, whole genome shotgun sequence genome:
- the LOC123316778 gene encoding uncharacterized protein LOC123316778 gives MKPYKVQLVQQLKPIDHPSRLRFANWAENCLAEDNEFYQKIIFSDEAHFHLGGYVNKQNCRIWGTENPHVVIEKPMHPQRVTVWCGLWSVGIIGPFFFENEAEIAVTVNAERYRAMLNDWFFQDIEADDLDDVWFPQDGATSHTAHATIDVLRRIFGNRIISRNADVNWPPRSCDLTPLDYYLWGAVKDKCYANNPETIQDLKTEIQAAIGEIEPQTIENVLKNWVIRIGYCQVSRGGHLAEIIFHK, from the coding sequence ATGAAGCCGTATAAAGTTCAATTGGTGCAACAGCTAAAGCCAATTGACCATCCGAGTCGTCTACGGTTCGCAAATTGGGCGGAAAATTGTTTGGCGGAGGATAACGAATTTtatcaaaaaatcatcttttcGGACGAAGCTCATTTCCACCTCGGTGGTTATGTTAATAAGCAAAATTGTCGCATCTGGGGCACAGAAAACCCGCACGTCGTCATAGAGAAGCCAATGCACCCACAACGAGTGACTGTTTGGTGCGGACTTTGGTCTGTCGGCATCATCGGtccatttttctttgaaaatgaagCAGAAATCGCCGTAACCGTCAATGCCGAGCGCTACCGCGCAATGTTGAACGATTGGTTCTTTCAAGATATTGAAGCTGACGACTTGGACGATGTTTGGTTTCCACAGGACGGTGCAACGAGCCATACAGCACACGCCACAATCGATGTTTTACGCCGCATTTTCGGAAATCGAATAATCAGCAGAAATGCTGATGTGAATTGGCCACCAAGAAGCTGCGATCTGACGCCATTGGATTATTATCTTTGGGGAGCGGTGAAAGATAAGTGTTACGCCAACAATCCAGAAACAATTCAAGACCTCAAGACCGAAATTcaagctgctattggtgaaatagAGCCCCAAACAATCGAAAATGTATTAAAAAATTGGGTGATACGAATAGGCTACTGCCAAGTCAGCCGTGGTGGTCATTTGGccgaaattatttttcataaataa